One Acanthochromis polyacanthus isolate Apoly-LR-REF ecotype Palm Island chromosome 6, KAUST_Apoly_ChrSc, whole genome shotgun sequence DNA segment encodes these proteins:
- the LOC110946797 gene encoding dead end protein 1-like: MMETEQVLNTERVRALEAWLETTNTKVVQVNGQRKYGGPPEVWDGPAPGTRCEVYISEIPRDAYEDLLIPLFSSVGPLWEFRLMMNFSGQNRGFAYAKYGTSAVATDAIRLLNGHMLEPGFRLSVRRSIEKRQLCIGDLPDATRQQDLLQVLRVFAEGVEKVSLKTGPGINGVSAIVTFSSHHSASMAKKVVVEAFKKHFALTVSIKWQSTEKHNPNEPQPLQKPPKSLPLPLKPPRYACRHPSLPPRLAVPPSISPGFCRAVGGPPVPQQLQPSFCYQGHPVFAGSPVAQQVLRRVYNQQLTS; this comes from the exons ATGATGGAGACCGagcag GTGCTGAACACTGAGCGGGTGCGAGCCCTGGAAGCCTGGCTGGAAACGACCAACACGAAGGTGGTTCAAGTGAACGGCCAGAGGAAGTATGGAGGTCCTCCTGAAG TGTGGGACGGCCCCGCTCCAGGAACCCGCTGTGAGGTCTACATCAGCGAGATCCCTCGGGACGCCTACGAGGACCTGCTCATCCCCCTGTTCAGCTCTGTGGGGCCGCTCTGGGAGTTCCGGCTGATGATGAACTTCAGCGGTCAGAACCGCGGCTTCGCCTACGCCAAATACGGGACGTCAGCCGTAGCTACCGACGCCATCCGCCTGCTGAACGGCCACATGCTGGAGCCCGGCTTCCGCCTCAGCGTACGCCGAAGCATCGAAAAGAGACAGCTTTGTATTGGAGATCTGCCGGATGCCACCAGGCAACAAGACCTCTTGCAG GTGCTGCGTGTATTTGCAGAGGGGGTGGAGAAAGTGTCCCTGAAGACCGGACCTGGAATAAACGGGGTGTCCGCCATCGTCACCTTCTCCTCCCACCACTCTGCCTCCATGGCCAAGAAGGTGGTGGTGGAAG cTTTTAAGAAGCACTTTGCTTTGACCGTCTCAATCAAGTGGCAGTCCACAGAGAAGCACAACCCCAACGAGCCACAACCTCTTCAGAAACCTCCAAAGAGCCTCCCGCTGCCCCTGAAGCCTCCACGCTACGCCTGTCGGCACCCAAGCCTGCCTCCTCGCCTGGCGGTCCCCCCTTCCATCTCCCCGGGTTTCTGCAGAGCAGTGGGAGGACCCCCTGTCCCACAGCAGCTTCAGCCCTCCTTCTGCTACCAGGGCCATCCGGTGTTTGCAGGATCCCCGGTGGCCCAGCAGGTCCTCAGGAGGGTTTACAACCAGCAGCTCACCTCCTGA